The following proteins are encoded in a genomic region of Bradyrhizobium sp. SK17:
- a CDS encoding helix-turn-helix transcriptional regulator: MKIDDAAARLEALGNPTRLKIFRALVRAGHAGMPVGRLQERLKIPASTLSHHVKGLVSVGLISQVREGTTLVCHAEYDTMQDLVDFLVAECCVEENQCKEAKSAA, from the coding sequence ATGAAAATCGACGACGCCGCGGCCCGCCTCGAGGCACTGGGCAATCCGACGAGACTGAAGATCTTTCGCGCGCTGGTCCGCGCAGGGCACGCCGGCATGCCGGTCGGGCGCCTGCAGGAACGGCTCAAGATCCCGGCCTCAACCCTCTCACACCACGTCAAGGGCTTGGTTTCCGTCGGCCTGATTTCGCAGGTCCGCGAGGGCACGACGCTGGTTTGCCACGCCGAATACGACACGATGCAGGACCTGGTGGACTTCCTCGTCGCCGAGTGCTGCGTCGAAGAAAACCAGTGCAAAGAGGCCAAGAGCGCGGCCTGA
- a CDS encoding DUF1489 family protein, whose product MPLHLIKLAVGCDSVKELKGWVAERMAAAKKKGLPLRHVHITRMTPKREEELLAGGSLYWVIRGEIAAREKIIAIEPFRDKDGIGRCRLVMQPKVIAVSPRPMRPFQGWRYLTADSAPADLTKSSAASVASMPEPMRRELRDLGLL is encoded by the coding sequence ATGCCGCTTCATCTCATCAAACTCGCCGTCGGTTGCGACTCGGTCAAGGAACTCAAGGGCTGGGTCGCCGAGCGCATGGCGGCCGCGAAAAAAAAGGGCCTGCCGCTTCGTCATGTCCACATCACGCGGATGACGCCGAAGCGCGAGGAGGAGCTGCTTGCCGGCGGTTCGCTCTATTGGGTGATCCGTGGCGAGATCGCCGCGCGCGAGAAGATCATCGCGATCGAGCCGTTCCGCGACAAGGACGGCATCGGACGCTGCCGGCTGGTCATGCAGCCCAAGGTGATCGCGGTCTCGCCGCGCCCGATGCGGCCGTTCCAGGGCTGGCGCTACTTGACCGCGGATTCCGCGCCGGCAGACCTGACGAAGTCGAGCGCGGCCAGCGTGGCGTCGATGCCCGAGCCGATGCGACGCGAACTGCGCGACCTCGGATTGCTCTGA
- a CDS encoding serine hydrolase produces the protein MKRLASMGTLLAVLCLGSPARADQLLTSADAASLGFSAAGLARIAPWYQARFDAFSPSEGLVPGAVVAIAKGGQLAYLQAIGFQDRAKTVPMKVNSIFWIASMTKPVTSVAAMILVDDGKLELDAPVARYLPEIGKMPVVTFDPATVQAGLALQKRPMTVRDLLRHTSGVIAPEMDFAFPERGLSDPTTESAIRAIHMVYGWRVVYRREKTLADFVSSLAELPLVHQPGEVHEYGWSSDVLARVVEVASGQPLDQFMQDRIFAPLHMVDTGFFVPKDKLDRLVDSPMPERPPIWDVTTPARLSSGAGGLVSTAPDYLRFCQMLLNGGELDGVRVLTAQAVKQMTTNALPADVRIFGGDEVGARAGTTFGLGFGIRTSPIASWIPGAPGSFGWGGHWGTYFWVDPAEQLIGVEMIQATPGSKARGALAPSGINHLTYGALAVAAPSADAPPVVPATLSAETLADYVGTYDFGGTVSSRDRQGIADGKNGWLGIARFVAMEPDGLKINRPDPGSPASKAGVATGDLVTELDGVPLKGLALADVLSRLRGPANTTVKIKIVRRGQDGASDLTLVRAARRANTVQLQVRVVQDRLVAEAVGVWPILAFEKGKAVPLVAASNDAFSAADDGHTRIAFVRDPVGKVSGLILDPGPWELKAAMIAAGPK, from the coding sequence ATGAAACGCCTCGCATCGATGGGAACGCTTCTCGCTGTGCTTTGCCTGGGGAGCCCGGCACGCGCCGATCAACTCCTGACATCAGCCGATGCAGCAAGTCTCGGATTTTCGGCGGCCGGCCTGGCGCGGATCGCGCCGTGGTATCAGGCGCGCTTCGATGCCTTCTCGCCGTCCGAGGGTCTGGTCCCCGGCGCCGTTGTTGCCATCGCCAAGGGCGGCCAGCTCGCCTATCTGCAAGCCATCGGGTTCCAGGACCGCGCCAAGACGGTCCCGATGAAGGTGAACTCGATCTTCTGGATCGCCTCGATGACCAAGCCGGTGACCAGCGTCGCGGCGATGATCCTGGTCGACGATGGCAAGCTCGAGCTCGACGCGCCCGTCGCGCGCTATCTTCCCGAAATCGGCAAGATGCCGGTCGTGACGTTCGACCCGGCGACCGTGCAGGCTGGGCTCGCTTTGCAAAAACGCCCGATGACGGTCCGGGACTTGTTGCGCCATACCTCCGGCGTGATCGCCCCGGAAATGGATTTTGCGTTTCCTGAGCGGGGCCTCTCCGACCCGACCACCGAGTCCGCAATTCGCGCGATCCACATGGTCTACGGCTGGAGAGTCGTGTACCGGCGCGAGAAGACGCTGGCCGATTTCGTATCGAGCCTGGCCGAACTGCCGCTCGTCCATCAGCCCGGCGAGGTCCATGAATATGGCTGGAGCTCCGACGTGCTGGCCCGGGTGGTCGAGGTGGCGTCCGGTCAGCCACTCGACCAGTTCATGCAGGATCGAATCTTTGCGCCGTTACATATGGTCGATACCGGCTTCTTCGTCCCGAAGGACAAGCTCGACCGCCTGGTCGATTCTCCGATGCCGGAGCGACCGCCGATCTGGGATGTCACGACGCCCGCGAGGTTGTCTTCCGGTGCCGGCGGCCTGGTGTCGACTGCGCCCGACTATCTGCGCTTTTGCCAGATGCTTCTGAACGGCGGCGAGCTCGATGGCGTGCGGGTGCTCACTGCGCAGGCTGTGAAGCAGATGACGACCAATGCGCTGCCGGCGGATGTTCGCATCTTTGGCGGCGACGAGGTTGGCGCTCGCGCCGGCACGACCTTCGGTCTTGGTTTCGGCATCCGCACCAGCCCGATCGCGAGCTGGATTCCGGGAGCGCCCGGAAGCTTTGGCTGGGGAGGACACTGGGGCACGTATTTCTGGGTCGATCCGGCGGAGCAGTTGATCGGCGTCGAAATGATCCAGGCGACGCCCGGCAGCAAGGCGCGGGGCGCATTGGCGCCCTCGGGGATCAATCACCTGACCTATGGCGCGTTGGCGGTCGCCGCGCCGTCTGCCGACGCGCCGCCGGTGGTGCCTGCGACGCTGAGCGCGGAAACGCTCGCCGACTATGTCGGCACCTACGATTTCGGCGGCACGGTGAGTTCGCGTGACAGGCAGGGCATAGCCGACGGCAAGAACGGGTGGCTTGGGATCGCGAGGTTCGTCGCTATGGAGCCGGACGGCCTGAAGATCAACAGGCCGGACCCCGGCAGTCCAGCAAGCAAGGCCGGGGTCGCTACCGGTGACCTCGTCACCGAACTTGACGGTGTGCCGCTGAAGGGTCTGGCGCTCGCCGATGTGCTGTCGCGGCTGCGCGGGCCGGCCAACACCACGGTCAAGATCAAGATCGTCCGCAGAGGACAGGACGGCGCGAGCGATCTCACCCTCGTGCGGGCCGCCCGCCGTGCAAATACCGTCCAGCTTCAGGTCCGCGTCGTCCAAGACAGGCTCGTCGCGGAAGCTGTGGGCGTGTGGCCGATCCTCGCATTCGAGAAGGGCAAGGCCGTGCCGTTGGTCGCGGCATCGAACGACGCATTCAGTGCGGCCGACGACGGTCACACCCGGATCGCGTTCGTCAGGGACCCGGTTGGCAAGGTGTCCGGACTGATCCTGGACCCCGGGCCTTGGGAGTTGAAAGCTGCGATGATTGCGGCGGGGCCGAAATAG
- a CDS encoding AraC family transcriptional regulator encodes MLLRDRRDTSARLGAALLVAVAASAISDTPGFPRPWPYWALILLALSSSGAVLFWLWARATFDDDFELRPWHGAVLAAVVGTQLFDVWPTRGERRGDLDQAMAFIYLGLAVLAAAQTLATWRADLMAGRRRLRVLVLLGAVAWSVAVFFHKVWLAAVAGFSVWSLAGPVVTCLLLGLTAWSRFRAAEMQEVSGALPAAGRIPGNIKDAPPAREDKPLAVDPELLRRLQQLMTVERAYRREGLTIGSLAAEFGVQEYRLRQLINEGLGYRNFNAFLNHYRLEDASAALADPAQRQVPVLTIAMDAGFQSIGPFNRAFKAATDLTPTEFRSLALAKLARDPGKTDHGSGIG; translated from the coding sequence GTGCTGCTGCGCGACCGTCGTGACACGTCGGCGCGTCTTGGCGCCGCGCTGTTGGTTGCGGTGGCGGCCTCCGCGATCTCGGATACGCCGGGATTTCCTCGGCCATGGCCGTACTGGGCCCTGATCCTGCTGGCGTTATCGAGCAGCGGGGCGGTCCTGTTCTGGCTCTGGGCGCGCGCGACGTTCGACGACGATTTCGAGCTCCGGCCCTGGCACGGCGCCGTGCTGGCCGCCGTCGTCGGCACGCAATTGTTCGACGTCTGGCCGACGCGCGGCGAGCGCAGGGGCGATCTCGATCAGGCCATGGCATTTATCTATCTCGGCCTCGCTGTGCTGGCGGCGGCCCAGACGCTCGCGACATGGCGGGCGGACCTGATGGCGGGACGGCGGCGGTTACGGGTCCTCGTTCTGCTCGGAGCGGTGGCCTGGAGCGTCGCGGTTTTCTTCCACAAGGTTTGGCTGGCCGCGGTTGCCGGTTTCTCGGTCTGGAGCCTTGCCGGCCCGGTTGTGACGTGCCTGCTGCTTGGGCTCACCGCATGGAGCCGGTTTCGGGCGGCCGAAATGCAAGAAGTCTCCGGCGCGCTGCCTGCCGCGGGTCGCATTCCGGGCAATATCAAGGACGCACCGCCTGCACGAGAGGACAAGCCGCTCGCGGTCGACCCGGAACTGCTGCGCCGGTTGCAGCAACTGATGACCGTGGAGCGCGCCTATCGGCGCGAGGGATTGACCATCGGCTCGCTGGCCGCCGAGTTCGGCGTTCAGGAGTATCGGCTGCGGCAATTGATCAACGAAGGCTTGGGGTACCGCAATTTCAATGCCTTCCTCAATCACTACCGCCTCGAGGATGCCAGCGCCGCCCTGGCCGATCCCGCGCAAAGACAGGTGCCGGTGCTGACCATCGCGATGGATGCCGGCTTCCAGTCGATCGGCCCGTTCAACCGCGCCTTCAAGGCGGCCACCGACCTGACACCGACCGAATTCCGCAGCCTCGCGCTGGCCAAGCTGGCTCGCGATCCCGGCAAAACCGACCACGGCTCGGGAATCGGTTAG
- a CDS encoding helix-turn-helix transcriptional regulator, with protein MKTEQAVLALAALSQSTRLEAFRALVKHEPDGLAAGDLARLLEVPQNTLSAHLSILTRAGLATSERQSRSIIYRANLAAFRDVAMFLLRDCCDGRPEVCAPVVESLQSCCTPKRRERARG; from the coding sequence ATGAAAACCGAACAAGCAGTGTTGGCGCTCGCGGCCCTTTCGCAGTCGACCCGCCTGGAAGCTTTCCGGGCCCTGGTCAAACATGAACCCGACGGCCTGGCTGCCGGCGACCTGGCCCGCCTGTTGGAGGTCCCGCAGAATACCCTGTCGGCGCACCTGTCGATTCTCACGCGCGCCGGCCTGGCAACGTCAGAGCGGCAAAGCCGCTCGATCATCTACCGCGCCAATCTGGCCGCGTTTCGGGACGTCGCAATGTTCCTGCTACGCGACTGCTGCGACGGGCGGCCGGAAGTCTGTGCGCCCGTCGTCGAAAGCCTTCAGTCCTGCTGCACCCCCAAACGAAGGGAGCGAGCCCGTGGCTGA
- a CDS encoding zinc-binding alcohol dehydrogenase family protein, with the protein MKAAVLKSFGSQLAIEEIPAPVIGTGEVIVDVVATRVLSYADEVFSGARNYLLELPAVPGPGAIGRVRAVGPDATHLAAGDWVYCDPTFRSRDDLISPDITLQGWSARGEGGLRLQRHFRHGSFAEQTLLPTENVKRIGTIDPAEAPRWCALGTCLVPYGGLLAARLQPGETVLVSGATGNFGSAGVAVALAMGAACVIAPGRNETVLADLVRRFGPRVRPVRLSGNEDDDRERMREAAPGPIDCVLDLMPPEVSTTTVRAAIMTVRAYGRVVLMGGVGMQGGPGLELPYPWIMRECISIHGVWMYPPEATFGLVNLARAGLLRLDQFEVTTFNLDQANAAVTHAAANGGPFRMTVLTPNR; encoded by the coding sequence ATGAAAGCAGCAGTCCTGAAGTCGTTCGGTTCGCAGCTCGCGATCGAAGAGATCCCCGCGCCGGTCATCGGCACCGGCGAAGTCATCGTCGACGTGGTCGCGACCCGTGTGCTGTCCTATGCCGACGAGGTGTTCAGTGGCGCGCGCAACTATCTGCTCGAACTGCCGGCCGTTCCCGGTCCCGGCGCGATCGGACGGGTGCGCGCGGTCGGCCCCGACGCCACCCACCTTGCCGCCGGCGATTGGGTCTATTGCGATCCCACCTTCCGTTCGCGCGACGACTTGATCTCGCCGGACATCACGCTGCAAGGCTGGAGCGCACGCGGCGAAGGCGGGCTGCGGCTGCAACGCCACTTCCGCCACGGCTCGTTCGCCGAACAGACGCTGCTGCCGACCGAGAACGTCAAGCGGATCGGCACTATCGATCCGGCCGAGGCGCCGCGCTGGTGCGCGCTCGGCACCTGCCTGGTGCCGTATGGCGGCCTGCTCGCGGCGCGGCTACAGCCCGGCGAGACCGTGCTGGTGAGCGGCGCCACCGGCAATTTCGGCAGCGCCGGCGTCGCCGTTGCACTGGCGATGGGCGCGGCCTGCGTGATCGCACCCGGCCGCAACGAAACGGTGCTTGCCGATCTGGTCCGGCGGTTCGGGCCGCGCGTGCGGCCGGTCAGGCTCAGCGGCAACGAGGACGACGATCGCGAGCGGATGCGGGAGGCTGCGCCCGGTCCGATCGACTGCGTGCTCGATCTGATGCCGCCGGAGGTCTCCACCACCACGGTCCGCGCCGCGATCATGACGGTGCGGGCCTACGGGCGGGTGGTGCTGATGGGCGGCGTCGGCATGCAGGGCGGCCCGGGGCTCGAGCTGCCCTACCCCTGGATCATGCGCGAATGCATCAGCATTCATGGCGTCTGGATGTATCCGCCGGAAGCCACCTTCGGCCTCGTCAATCTGGCGCGTGCCGGACTGCTGCGGCTCGATCAGTTCGAGGTCACGACCTTCAATCTCGACCAAGCCAACGCGGCGGTCACGCATGCCGCCGCCAATGGCGGACCGTTCCGGATGACCGTACTGACGCCGAACCGATAG
- a CDS encoding division plane positioning ATPase MipZ: MLVQASQGQSGSAHVVVLGNEKGGSGKSTTAVHIAVALMKAGQRVASIDLDCRQQSFTRYISNRQAWARRTGLDLELPVHHCIRYGETMQIEENENAEFQQFMEAVSAVERACDFIVIDTPGSDSYLMRLAHSMADTLVTPINDSFLDFDVLGTVDAATYAVTGESHYAEMVRDTRRKRRQLDGASTDWIVVRNRLSMLASRNKQLVADGLKQLSLRLGFRAVDGFAERVVYREFFPRGLTALDDIDETTLGTRPSLGHVTAREEVTSLLRQLKLPLDERGRRRAANRAEWFSQVDKPLEVHDII; the protein is encoded by the coding sequence ATGTTGGTGCAGGCTAGTCAGGGTCAGTCCGGCTCCGCGCATGTCGTTGTGCTGGGCAACGAGAAGGGCGGTTCGGGCAAATCGACCACCGCCGTGCATATCGCCGTCGCGCTGATGAAGGCCGGACAGCGCGTCGCCAGCATCGATCTCGATTGCCGCCAGCAGAGCTTCACCCGCTACATCAGCAATCGCCAGGCCTGGGCGCGGCGCACCGGGCTCGATCTCGAGCTGCCGGTGCACCACTGCATCAGATACGGCGAGACGATGCAGATCGAGGAGAACGAGAACGCCGAATTCCAGCAGTTCATGGAAGCGGTCAGCGCGGTGGAGCGCGCCTGCGATTTCATCGTGATCGATACCCCGGGCTCCGACAGCTACCTGATGCGGCTCGCGCATTCGATGGCCGACACGCTGGTGACCCCGATCAACGACAGCTTCCTCGATTTCGACGTGCTCGGCACCGTCGATGCCGCGACCTATGCGGTGACCGGCGAGAGCCACTATGCGGAGATGGTGCGCGACACCAGGCGCAAGCGCCGCCAGCTCGACGGCGCCTCGACCGACTGGATCGTGGTGCGCAACCGGCTGTCGATGCTCGCCTCGCGCAACAAGCAACTGGTCGCCGACGGCCTCAAGCAATTGTCGCTGCGGCTCGGGTTCCGTGCGGTCGACGGTTTTGCCGAGCGGGTGGTCTATCGCGAGTTCTTCCCGCGCGGGCTGACCGCGCTCGACGACATCGACGAGACGACGCTCGGCACCCGCCCGAGCCTCGGCCACGTCACCGCGCGCGAGGAGGTGACGAGCCTGCTGCGCCAGCTCAAGCTGCCGCTCGACGAGCGCGGCCGCCGCCGGGCTGCGAACCGCGCCGAATGGTTCAGCCAGGTCGACAAGCCGCTCGAGGTCCACGACATCATCTGA
- the panC gene encoding pantoate--beta-alanine ligase produces MPRNPAVVRTVPALRRAIDALRAKKATVALVPTMGALHDGHVSLVRLAKRRAKRVVVSIFVNPTQFAPTEDFGSYPRTWKEDVAKLAAEGVDLIWHPEVKAMYPDGFATRIVPEGPATAGLEDRFRPHFFGGVATVVGKLFTQVRPDAAIFGEKDFQQFRVVTQMAADLDLGVKVIGSKTVRERDGLAMSSRNVYLSPEERRIAPTLNRTMKEAAARLRAGEDTATVMAAGAAAITEAGFVLDYLEVRHAATLAPIGSLKDGPMRMLVAAKLGKTRLIDNIAV; encoded by the coding sequence ATGCCGAGAAATCCCGCCGTTGTCCGTACCGTCCCCGCCCTGCGTCGCGCCATCGACGCCCTGCGCGCCAAGAAGGCGACCGTCGCGCTGGTCCCGACCATGGGAGCCCTGCATGACGGCCATGTGTCGCTGGTGCGGCTTGCCAAGCGCCGTGCCAAGCGCGTCGTGGTCTCGATCTTCGTCAATCCGACGCAGTTTGCCCCGACCGAGGACTTCGGCTCCTATCCGCGCACCTGGAAGGAAGACGTCGCGAAGCTCGCGGCCGAGGGCGTCGACCTGATCTGGCACCCCGAGGTGAAAGCGATGTACCCCGACGGCTTCGCCACCAGGATCGTGCCGGAGGGACCGGCCACCGCTGGCCTCGAGGATCGCTTCCGGCCGCACTTCTTCGGCGGTGTCGCCACCGTGGTCGGCAAGCTGTTCACGCAGGTCCGGCCCGACGCCGCGATCTTCGGCGAGAAGGACTTTCAGCAGTTCCGGGTGGTGACCCAGATGGCCGCCGACCTCGACCTCGGCGTCAAGGTGATCGGATCCAAGACGGTGCGCGAGCGTGATGGCCTCGCGATGTCCTCGCGCAACGTCTACCTGTCGCCCGAAGAACGGCGGATCGCCCCCACCCTCAACCGGACCATGAAGGAAGCCGCCGCCCGGCTGCGCGCCGGCGAGGACACGGCGACCGTGATGGCGGCCGGCGCGGCCGCGATCACCGAGGCCGGCTTCGTGCTCGATTATCTCGAGGTCCGCCATGCTGCCACGCTGGCGCCGATCGGCTCGCTGAAGGACGGCCCGATGCGGATGCTGGTCGCGGCCAAGCTCGGCAAGACCCGCCTGATCGACAACATCGCGGTCTGA
- a CDS encoding NAD(P)-binding domain-containing protein, with product MSTGKTVAIIGAGPVGLAAAAHVMERGMTPVVLESGPEAGHAIRQWRHVQLFSPWEYNVDRAAERLLAPTGWNSPDPQVYPTGSELLEQYLVPLATRTALKDVIRISSRVTAVSRAGFDKAKTKGREAAPFEIRYQNGKGPETLRAEAVIDTSGTWASPNPAGANGLPAIGEREAQAQIAYGMPDVLGKDRLRYAGKTVAVLGAGHSAIGTLTDLTTLASQVPGTRPIWLLRGNDPAKAFGGGANDKLAARGELGAHFASLVTSGQVQVEAGFAVSAIVTVDGQLRIATSSACCARKIVVDELVVATGFRPDLSFLSEIRLRLDPAIEAPMALAPLIDPNEHSCGTVRPHGARELQQDDRGFYLAGIKAYGRAPTFLMITGYEQVRSIAADIAGDKEAAERVELDLPETGVCTRGGVEGGAGASSCCGGPAPASASACCS from the coding sequence ATGAGCACAGGAAAGACCGTCGCGATCATCGGCGCCGGCCCTGTCGGGTTGGCCGCCGCGGCCCATGTGATGGAGCGCGGCATGACGCCAGTGGTGCTGGAGAGCGGACCCGAGGCCGGCCATGCGATCCGGCAATGGCGGCACGTCCAGCTGTTCTCGCCCTGGGAGTACAACGTCGACCGCGCCGCCGAGCGGCTGCTGGCACCTACGGGCTGGAATTCTCCCGATCCGCAGGTGTACCCGACGGGAAGCGAGTTGCTCGAGCAGTATCTCGTCCCGCTCGCGACCCGCACAGCGCTCAAGGATGTGATCCGCATCTCGAGCCGTGTCACCGCGGTCTCCCGCGCGGGTTTCGACAAGGCGAAGACCAAGGGCCGCGAGGCCGCTCCCTTCGAAATCCGCTACCAAAACGGCAAAGGGCCCGAGACCCTGCGCGCCGAGGCAGTCATCGACACCTCCGGAACGTGGGCCTCGCCGAATCCGGCCGGCGCCAACGGCCTGCCCGCGATCGGCGAGCGCGAGGCTCAGGCGCAGATCGCCTATGGCATGCCCGACGTTCTCGGCAAGGACCGCCTCCGCTATGCGGGCAAGACCGTCGCCGTGCTGGGCGCAGGACACTCGGCGATCGGCACGCTCACCGATCTGACGACGCTCGCCAGTCAGGTGCCCGGCACGCGCCCGATCTGGCTGCTCCGCGGCAACGATCCGGCAAAGGCCTTTGGCGGCGGCGCCAACGACAAGCTGGCCGCGCGCGGCGAACTTGGCGCCCATTTCGCCTCACTCGTGACATCGGGTCAGGTACAGGTCGAAGCTGGCTTTGCCGTCTCCGCGATCGTGACGGTCGACGGCCAGCTTCGGATCGCAACGTCCTCAGCCTGCTGCGCGCGCAAGATTGTCGTGGACGAGCTTGTCGTGGCCACCGGCTTCCGGCCCGACCTCTCCTTCCTCAGCGAGATCCGGCTCCGGCTCGATCCCGCGATCGAGGCCCCGATGGCCCTGGCGCCGCTGATCGACCCGAACGAGCACTCCTGCGGCACGGTGCGCCCGCATGGCGCACGCGAATTGCAGCAGGATGACCGCGGCTTCTATCTGGCCGGCATCAAGGCCTACGGGCGCGCCCCGACCTTCCTAATGATCACCGGCTACGAGCAGGTCCGATCGATTGCCGCGGACATCGCCGGCGACAAGGAAGCCGCGGAGCGCGTCGAACTCGATCTGCCGGAAACCGGAGTCTGCACCCGCGGCGGCGTCGAAGGCGGTGCGGGAGCATCGTCGTGCTGCGGCGGGCCGGCGCCAGCCAGCGCCAGCGCCTGCTGCTCCTGA
- the arsC gene encoding arsenate reductase (glutaredoxin) (This arsenate reductase requires both glutathione and glutaredoxin to convert arsenate to arsenite, after which the efflux transporter formed by ArsA and ArsB can extrude the arsenite from the cell, providing resistance.) — translation MTVTIYHNPDCGTSRNTLAMIRQGGVEPTVIEYLKTPPSREKLKELIAAIGIPVRALLREKGTPYKELGLDDPKWSDDQLLDFMLAHPILINRPIVVTSKGVRLCRPSEAVIDLLDNPVGRFVKEDGEVVEAR, via the coding sequence ATGACAGTCACCATCTATCACAACCCGGACTGCGGCACATCCCGCAACACGCTTGCCATGATCCGGCAGGGCGGGGTCGAGCCGACCGTGATCGAGTACCTCAAGACGCCGCCGTCGCGCGAGAAGCTGAAAGAACTGATCGCGGCGATCGGGATTCCAGTCCGCGCGCTGCTGCGCGAGAAGGGAACGCCCTACAAGGAGCTCGGGCTTGACGATCCCAAGTGGTCCGACGACCAGTTGTTGGATTTCATGCTGGCGCACCCGATCCTCATCAACCGCCCGATCGTGGTCACCTCGAAGGGCGTGCGCCTTTGCCGACCGTCCGAGGCGGTCATTGACCTCCTGGACAATCCGGTCGGGCGCTTCGTGAAGGAAGATGGCGAAGTCGTCGAGGCCCGGTAG
- the arsB gene encoding ACR3 family arsenite efflux transporter, with product MSIFERYLTLWVALCIVVGVSLGHVMPGLFGAVASAEVAKVNLPVAVLIWLMIVPMLLKIDFGSLGQVREHWRGVGVTLFINWAVKPFSMALLGSFFIGHVFAPMLPAGQIPSYIAGLILLAAAPCTAMVFVWSNLCEGEPHYTLSQVALNDVIMVFLFAPLVGLLLGVASISVPWNTLVLSVALYIVVPVAVAQIWRSALLRAGGGAFERTMRTLQPVSLVALLATLVLLFGFQGEQIVKQPVVIAILAVPILIQVYLNAGLAYWLSRRFGVAWCVAAPAALIGASNFFELAVAAAISLFGLNSGAALATVVGVLVEVPVMLSVVRIVKATRGWYEAGSAVSAQAVEARQ from the coding sequence ATGAGCATTTTCGAACGGTACCTGACCCTCTGGGTCGCGCTGTGCATTGTGGTCGGCGTGAGCCTTGGCCATGTCATGCCCGGTTTGTTCGGCGCGGTGGCGTCGGCCGAAGTCGCCAAGGTCAACTTGCCGGTGGCCGTCCTGATCTGGTTGATGATCGTGCCGATGTTGCTCAAGATCGACTTCGGCTCGCTGGGACAGGTCCGCGAACACTGGCGGGGCGTCGGCGTCACGCTGTTCATCAACTGGGCGGTCAAGCCGTTCTCCATGGCGCTGCTTGGTTCGTTCTTCATCGGCCACGTCTTCGCGCCGATGCTGCCGGCAGGCCAGATCCCGTCCTACATCGCCGGCCTCATCCTGCTGGCGGCCGCGCCGTGCACCGCGATGGTGTTCGTCTGGTCCAACCTCTGCGAGGGCGAGCCGCATTACACGCTGAGCCAGGTCGCGCTGAACGACGTGATCATGGTCTTTCTGTTTGCGCCGCTCGTCGGCCTGTTGCTCGGCGTGGCGTCGATCTCGGTCCCCTGGAACACGCTTGTGCTCTCCGTGGCCCTCTACATTGTGGTGCCCGTCGCAGTCGCCCAGATTTGGCGGAGCGCGCTGCTGCGCGCTGGCGGCGGGGCGTTCGAGCGGACCATGCGGACGCTGCAGCCGGTATCCCTCGTGGCGCTGTTGGCAACCCTTGTCCTTCTGTTCGGGTTTCAGGGTGAGCAGATCGTCAAGCAGCCGGTCGTGATCGCCATCCTGGCGGTGCCGATCCTGATCCAGGTCTACCTCAATGCGGGGCTGGCCTACTGGCTGAGCCGCCGTTTCGGCGTCGCCTGGTGCGTAGCCGCGCCGGCCGCGCTGATCGGCGCCAGCAATTTCTTCGAGCTCGCCGTCGCCGCCGCAATCAGCCTGTTCGGTCTGAATTCAGGTGCGGCGCTCGCGACCGTCGTCGGAGTCCTCGTCGAGGTCCCGGTGATGCTCTCGGTGGTCCGGATCGTGAAGGCAACAAGGGGCTGGTACGAGGCCGGAAGCGCCGTATCGGCACAGGCAGTGGAGGCGCGGCAATGA